One segment of Humidesulfovibrio mexicanus DNA contains the following:
- the gap gene encoding type I glyceraldehyde-3-phosphate dehydrogenase has translation MLRVGINGFGRIGRQVLKALYDNHKDVATVVALNDLYDVGTSAHLLEFDSTYGRSPHAVAVTEGGNIKYGDWEIACHAERDPRNLPWGELGVDVVIESTGLFTTGPKAQAHRDAGAKKVIISAPAKEEDITVVLGVNEHLYDPEKHHIVSNASCTTNCLAPAVKVVHEAFGVVNGLMCTIHSYTNDQRILDLPHRDLRRARAAALNIVPTSTGAAKAVALVIPELKGKVDGYSLRVPTPTVSIVDFACTLAKPTDTATLRATIKAASEGPLKGILGFSERPLVSTDFRGDSRSSIVDAEYTVVSGSGLAKIVTWYDNEWGYSCRVADLIKLMADKGL, from the coding sequence ATGTTGCGCGTCGGGATCAACGGCTTTGGCCGCATCGGCAGGCAGGTTCTGAAGGCCCTGTATGACAACCACAAGGACGTGGCCACCGTGGTGGCCCTGAACGACCTCTACGATGTGGGCACCAGCGCCCACCTGTTGGAGTTCGACTCCACCTATGGCCGCTCGCCCCACGCTGTGGCCGTCACCGAGGGCGGAAACATCAAATACGGGGACTGGGAAATCGCCTGCCACGCGGAGCGTGATCCCCGAAACCTGCCCTGGGGCGAGCTGGGCGTGGACGTGGTCATCGAGTCCACAGGCCTCTTCACCACTGGGCCCAAGGCCCAGGCGCACCGCGACGCCGGGGCCAAAAAGGTCATCATCAGCGCCCCGGCCAAGGAAGAGGACATCACCGTGGTCCTTGGCGTCAATGAGCACCTGTACGACCCCGAAAAGCACCATATCGTTTCCAACGCCAGTTGCACCACCAACTGCCTGGCTCCGGCGGTCAAGGTCGTGCACGAGGCCTTCGGCGTGGTCAACGGCCTCATGTGCACCATTCACAGCTACACCAACGACCAGCGCATCCTGGACCTGCCCCACCGCGACCTTAGGCGCGCCCGCGCGGCCGCGCTGAACATCGTTCCTACGTCCACCGGCGCGGCCAAGGCCGTGGCCCTGGTCATTCCGGAGCTCAAGGGCAAGGTGGACGGCTACAGCCTTCGTGTTCCCACGCCCACTGTATCCATTGTGGATTTTGCGTGCACCCTGGCCAAGCCCACGGATACCGCGACCTTGCGCGCCACCATCAAGGCGGCCAGCGAAGGCCCGCTCAAAGGCATTCTCGGCTTCTCCGAACGGCCGCTGGTCTCCACGGACTTCCGCGGCGATTCCCGCTCAAGCATTGTCGACGCCGAGTACACCGTTGTTTCCGGCTCCGGGCTGGCAAAGATCGTCACCTGGTACGACAACGAATGGGGCTACTCCTGCCGCGTGGCGGACCTCATCAAGCTCATGGCCGACAAGGGCCTCTAG
- a CDS encoding phosphoglycerate kinase, giving the protein MLYLKDIDVTGKKALIRVDYNVPLDGTRVTDDTRIRESLPTLRHILEKGGAAVICCHLGQPKGEVKPEFGLAPVAAHLAGLLGVSVPLAGDCIGAEVRAKVEALRPGEVLMLENLRFHKAETSKDAAERMAFARELVAGLDLYVSDAFGVSHRPNASVTEAPLAAPKACAGFLMEKEWQYLNGALSSPRRPFIAVSGGSKVSSKLGILKNLLGKVDHLIIGGAMANTFRLAQGIDMGDSLVERDLVEEAKTILNTAADMRTHIHLPVDFVLAKSFKDGAAEVGSHTGPVPAGLMALDIGPKSVLAFADIMKGAGTIVWNGPMGAFENPAFAGGSIGVAKAIVDSGALSIVGGGDTDAVVHAAHLGEKFSFISTGGGSFLEFLEGKQLPGFKALEDAAAR; this is encoded by the coding sequence ATGTTGTACCTCAAGGACATCGACGTTACAGGAAAAAAGGCGCTCATCCGCGTGGACTACAACGTGCCGCTGGATGGCACGCGCGTCACCGACGACACGCGCATCCGCGAAAGCCTGCCCACCCTGCGGCACATTTTGGAAAAGGGCGGGGCGGCGGTCATCTGCTGCCACCTGGGCCAGCCCAAGGGCGAGGTGAAGCCGGAGTTCGGCCTGGCGCCCGTGGCCGCGCATCTTGCCGGGCTCCTGGGGGTCAGCGTGCCGCTGGCTGGAGATTGCATCGGTGCGGAGGTGCGCGCCAAGGTGGAGGCGTTGCGGCCCGGCGAGGTGCTGATGCTGGAGAACCTGCGCTTCCACAAGGCCGAAACCAGCAAGGACGCCGCCGAGCGCATGGCCTTCGCCAGGGAGCTGGTGGCCGGGCTCGACCTCTACGTGAGCGACGCCTTTGGCGTGTCGCATCGGCCCAACGCCTCGGTGACCGAGGCCCCGCTTGCCGCTCCCAAGGCTTGTGCGGGCTTCCTTATGGAAAAGGAGTGGCAATACCTGAACGGTGCGCTCTCCAGCCCCAGGCGGCCGTTCATCGCCGTGTCCGGAGGCAGCAAGGTCTCCAGCAAGCTCGGCATCTTGAAGAATCTGCTGGGCAAGGTGGACCACCTGATCATCGGCGGAGCCATGGCCAACACCTTCCGGCTCGCCCAGGGCATCGACATGGGCGACTCGTTGGTGGAGCGCGATCTCGTCGAAGAGGCCAAGACCATCCTCAACACCGCTGCGGACATGCGCACCCACATCCATCTGCCCGTGGATTTCGTGCTGGCCAAAAGCTTCAAGGACGGCGCAGCCGAGGTGGGCTCGCATACCGGCCCCGTGCCCGCCGGGCTCATGGCCCTGGATATCGGCCCCAAGAGCGTGCTCGCGTTCGCCGACATCATGAAGGGGGCGGGCACCATCGTGTGGAACGGCCCCATGGGCGCCTTCGAGAATCCGGCCTTTGCGGGCGGGTCCATTGGCGTGGCCAAGGCCATAGTCGACTCGGGCGCGCTGTCCATCGTGGGCGGCGGCGACACCGACGCCGTGGTCCACGCCGCGCACCTGGGCGAGAAGTTCAGCTTCATCTCCACCGGTGGCGGTTCCTTCCTGGAATTCCTGGAGGGCAAGCAGCTTCCCGGCTTCAAGGCCCTGGAAGACGCGGCCGCGCGCTGA